Proteins from one Planctomyces sp. SH-PL62 genomic window:
- a CDS encoding DUF4091 domain-containing protein produces MTRVALVLGLSLAIMLVPPGAPKAFGGDEGADAVSGPIHKRVGEAGAPVAYWLESSLKRVYPASKPGAASHRLAIPRNGKASFQVCVRNESSAYIGFDCSVVDADDLAPQVRLVGLVPMPHFTPATDSAELEGVEHGPGLVPDPLLPETRVALGPFETRSFWVSLRAPADARPGRRTLTARIVPWGGKDADVAAMPVELDVSELVVAPRRDFPVIHWWRGEATWDYYKTGRFDERWWELTRDQLRNMFDHGSDVVSVPLLVARREPFERPCQLLEVDEPEPGKYRFDWERTRRFVAMCREIGFKKFEWSHLWIYWGAENPVRVYTRKDDRFVMLWPPEISGYSDVFLNFLDQFLPEFHAFLTAEDLLDGSYFHLSDEPGEGQHIANYKRARQILREKAPWMKGKVMDALSSIEYGREGLTDIPIPLVSAAQAYIDAGIPHWVYYCCAPTGPWLNRFLDTPLSKIRMSGPLFYRLGAKGFLHWGFNYWHLMEREAIGDPFHDASNGAWPNIPYGDPFMIYPGKDGPLDSIRWEVFAESLQDYAVLQTAGVRPDDPRLADLKSYADFPKDDSWIHRTIDALLKAAPDSARP; encoded by the coding sequence ATGACACGCGTCGCCCTCGTCCTCGGCCTCTCGCTTGCGATCATGCTCGTCCCGCCGGGCGCCCCGAAGGCGTTCGGCGGCGACGAGGGGGCCGACGCCGTTTCGGGGCCGATCCACAAGCGGGTCGGCGAGGCCGGCGCGCCGGTCGCCTACTGGCTGGAGTCCTCGCTCAAGCGGGTCTATCCCGCGTCGAAGCCGGGGGCCGCGTCTCATCGCCTGGCGATCCCTCGCAACGGCAAGGCGTCGTTCCAGGTCTGCGTCCGCAATGAGAGTTCGGCGTACATCGGGTTCGACTGCTCGGTGGTCGACGCCGACGATCTCGCGCCCCAGGTCCGGCTTGTCGGCCTCGTCCCCATGCCGCACTTCACGCCCGCGACCGACTCGGCGGAGCTGGAGGGGGTGGAGCACGGCCCCGGCCTCGTCCCCGATCCGCTGCTTCCCGAGACGAGGGTCGCGCTCGGCCCGTTCGAGACGCGCTCGTTCTGGGTCTCGCTGAGGGCGCCCGCCGACGCCCGCCCGGGGCGTCGCACGCTCACCGCGCGGATCGTCCCCTGGGGCGGCAAGGATGCGGACGTCGCCGCGATGCCCGTCGAACTGGACGTGTCGGAGCTGGTCGTCGCCCCCCGGCGCGACTTCCCCGTCATCCACTGGTGGCGCGGCGAGGCGACCTGGGACTACTACAAGACCGGCCGGTTCGACGAACGCTGGTGGGAGCTGACCCGCGACCAGCTCCGCAACATGTTCGACCACGGCTCGGACGTGGTCTCCGTGCCGCTGCTGGTGGCCCGCCGCGAGCCGTTCGAGCGGCCCTGCCAACTCCTGGAGGTTGACGAGCCCGAGCCCGGCAAGTATCGGTTCGACTGGGAGCGGACCCGGCGGTTCGTCGCCATGTGCCGCGAGATCGGCTTCAAGAAATTCGAATGGTCTCACCTGTGGATCTACTGGGGCGCCGAGAACCCCGTCCGGGTCTACACGCGGAAGGACGACCGATTCGTCATGCTCTGGCCGCCCGAGATCAGCGGCTACTCGGACGTCTTCCTCAACTTCCTCGACCAGTTCCTGCCCGAGTTCCACGCCTTCCTCACGGCCGAGGACCTGCTCGACGGCTCGTACTTCCACCTCTCCGACGAGCCGGGCGAGGGGCAGCACATCGCCAACTACAAGCGAGCCCGCCAGATCCTCCGCGAGAAGGCGCCGTGGATGAAGGGGAAGGTCATGGACGCTCTGAGCTCGATCGAGTACGGACGCGAAGGATTGACCGACATCCCGATCCCGCTCGTCAGCGCGGCCCAGGCGTACATCGACGCCGGCATCCCCCACTGGGTCTACTACTGCTGCGCCCCGACGGGGCCGTGGCTGAACCGCTTCCTCGACACGCCGCTCTCCAAGATCCGCATGTCCGGCCCGCTGTTCTACCGGCTGGGCGCGAAGGGGTTCCTGCACTGGGGCTTCAATTACTGGCACCTGATGGAGCGCGAGGCGATCGGCGACCCCTTCCACGACGCCTCCAACGGCGCGTGGCCGAACATCCCCTACGGCGACCCCTTCATGATCTATCCGGGGAAGGACGGCCCGCTCGACTCGATCCGATGGGAGGTCTTCGCCGAGTCGCTCCAGGACTACGCCGTCCTCCAGACCGCCGGCGTCCGCCCGGACGACCCGCGTCTGGCGGACCTGAAGTCCTACGCCGACTTCCCCAAGGACGACTCCTGGATCCATCGGACGATCGACGCCCTCCTCAAGGCCGCGCCCGATTCGGCGCGGCCCTGA
- a CDS encoding sugar phosphate isomerase/epimerase family protein: MNDHRRGFLRRSLLAAAVAPAVLRPAAALAIPPLTRKRPSHLKLSIAAYSYRQLLTAKPPQMDMFGFVDLAADLGFDAVEATSYYFPATADDAYFARFKRHAFLEGLDVSGTAIGNNFCVPAGEKRAEQVANTKQWIDRAALFGAPVIRVFAGNVPKDSTEDAAFGWVVECMNEVLPYAESKGIVLALENHGGITARPEQLLKFVQAIDHPNFGVNLDTANFRGEDPYADIAQLAPYAVNVQVKTEIHRAGGKTEEADFGKIVDILIGALYSGYVVIEYEAKEDPMTAIPRYAAKMRNLI; this comes from the coding sequence ATGAACGATCATCGTCGCGGATTCCTGCGCCGGTCCCTGCTCGCCGCGGCCGTCGCGCCGGCCGTGCTGCGGCCCGCCGCCGCCCTGGCCATCCCCCCGCTCACCCGCAAGCGCCCCAGCCATCTGAAGCTGAGCATCGCCGCGTACTCGTACCGCCAGCTGCTGACGGCCAAGCCGCCGCAGATGGACATGTTCGGATTCGTCGACCTGGCCGCGGACCTCGGCTTCGACGCCGTCGAGGCCACCTCGTACTACTTCCCGGCCACGGCCGACGACGCCTATTTCGCCCGGTTCAAGCGGCACGCGTTCCTCGAAGGCCTGGACGTCTCCGGGACGGCCATCGGCAACAACTTCTGCGTCCCGGCGGGCGAGAAGCGGGCCGAGCAGGTCGCGAATACGAAGCAGTGGATCGACCGCGCCGCGCTGTTCGGCGCCCCGGTGATCCGCGTCTTCGCCGGCAACGTCCCCAAGGACTCGACCGAGGACGCCGCCTTCGGCTGGGTCGTCGAGTGCATGAACGAGGTCCTGCCCTACGCCGAGTCCAAGGGGATCGTGCTGGCGCTCGAGAACCACGGCGGCATCACCGCGAGGCCCGAGCAGCTCCTGAAGTTCGTCCAGGCGATCGACCACCCGAACTTCGGCGTGAACCTGGACACCGCCAACTTCCGGGGCGAGGACCCGTACGCCGACATCGCGCAGCTCGCCCCGTACGCGGTCAACGTCCAGGTCAAGACGGAGATCCATCGCGCGGGGGGGAAGACCGAGGAGGCCGACTTCGGCAAGATCGTCGACATCCTCATCGGGGCCCTCTATTCCGGCTACGTCGTGATCGAGTACGAGGCCAAGGAAGATCCGATGACCGCCATCCCGCGCTACGCCGCGAAGATGCGCAACCTGATCTGA
- a CDS encoding ABC transporter permease → MSDATTGTEKWAESPRLASWRGVGDVVGMIVVLAALAGLFGTLSNHFWSAQTVKTIVNQFADLTVMAVGMTLVLVIGGIDLSVGSVMALCGAVLGIAIVDWNVPFPVALAACLAMGAACGLVNGFISVHWSIPSFIVTLGMLESARGATYLLTKSETKYVGPRIEWLARPLPGLGASTSFLIALGLVAAGHVLLTRTVLGRYMVAIGTNEEAVRLSGVDPRPTKLLTFVLSGLCAAIAAVFQVSRVSSADPNGGVGMELGAIAAVVIGGTSLMGGRGSVLRSFLGVLIIAVLQTGLDHVGATEPSKRLISGAVIVLAVVADVHRRSWGDTIRRTAGRFSRKPRLPV, encoded by the coding sequence ATGAGCGACGCGACGACCGGAACCGAGAAATGGGCCGAGAGCCCGCGACTGGCGAGCTGGCGGGGCGTGGGCGACGTCGTCGGCATGATCGTCGTCCTGGCGGCGCTGGCGGGCCTGTTCGGGACGCTCAGCAACCACTTCTGGTCGGCCCAGACGGTCAAGACGATCGTCAACCAGTTCGCCGACCTGACCGTGATGGCCGTCGGCATGACCCTGGTGCTGGTGATCGGCGGGATCGACCTCTCGGTGGGCTCGGTGATGGCCCTCTGCGGGGCCGTGCTCGGCATCGCGATCGTCGACTGGAACGTCCCGTTCCCGGTGGCGCTGGCGGCCTGCCTGGCCATGGGGGCGGCCTGCGGACTGGTCAACGGATTCATTTCCGTGCACTGGTCGATCCCGTCGTTCATCGTCACGCTCGGCATGCTCGAATCGGCCCGAGGGGCGACCTACCTGCTGACGAAGTCGGAGACGAAGTACGTCGGCCCCCGGATCGAGTGGCTGGCAAGGCCGCTGCCGGGGCTGGGGGCCTCGACGAGCTTCCTGATCGCGCTCGGGCTGGTGGCCGCGGGGCACGTCCTGCTGACGCGGACGGTGCTGGGGCGCTACATGGTCGCGATCGGCACCAACGAGGAGGCCGTGCGGCTCTCGGGCGTCGACCCGAGGCCGACGAAGCTCCTGACGTTCGTCCTTTCGGGCCTGTGCGCGGCGATCGCGGCCGTGTTCCAGGTCTCGCGGGTCTCCTCGGCCGACCCCAACGGCGGCGTGGGGATGGAGCTGGGGGCGATCGCCGCGGTGGTCATCGGCGGGACGAGCCTGATGGGCGGGCGGGGGTCGGTGCTGCGGAGCTTCCTCGGCGTCCTGATCATCGCCGTCCTGCAGACGGGCCTGGACCACGTCGGCGCGACCGAGCCCTCCAAGCGGCTGATCTCCGGCGCGGTGATCGTGCTGGCCGTCGTGGCCGACGTCCACCGCCGGAGCTGGGGAGACACGATCCGGCGGACGGCGGGCCGCTTCAGCCGGAAGCCGCGGCTCCCGGTGTGA
- a CDS encoding sialidase family protein — MPSRKPLAPLLGLLACLAATAAPAQPTSTDGVRFLDLAGQSRRQVIVDREPGQYLGHPTTVLLEDGKTIVIVYPKGHGKGPIILKRSGDGGLTWSDRLPTPENWTTSLETPTIHRTVDAQGKKRLILFSGLYPIRLAVSEDDGATWTPLAKIGDFGGIVAMASAERLKDGSYMALFHDDGRFLHDGGKAGKFRVFKTLSKDGGLTWGEPVVIAEDDALDLCEPGLIRSPDGKQLAVLLRENSRKKNSHLITSDDEGETWSKPRELPLSLTGDRHAGKYAPDGRLLLSFRDTAKGSPTQGDWVAWVGTYDDVVSGRDGQYKVRLMDNHHQWDCAYPGVEVLPDGTFVATTYGHWTEGEKPYIVSVRLKLDELDAMAKSNP; from the coding sequence ATGCCATCCAGGAAACCGCTCGCCCCCCTCCTCGGCTTGCTGGCCTGCCTCGCCGCCACGGCCGCCCCGGCGCAGCCGACGTCGACGGACGGAGTCCGATTCCTCGACCTGGCCGGCCAGTCTCGGCGTCAGGTGATCGTGGACCGCGAGCCGGGCCAGTACCTCGGACATCCGACGACGGTCCTGCTCGAAGACGGAAAGACGATCGTGATCGTCTACCCCAAGGGCCACGGCAAGGGCCCGATCATCCTGAAGCGGAGCGGCGACGGCGGCCTGACCTGGTCCGACCGGCTTCCCACCCCCGAGAACTGGACGACCTCGCTGGAGACCCCCACGATCCACCGCACGGTCGACGCCCAGGGCAAGAAGCGGCTCATCCTCTTCTCGGGCCTCTACCCGATCCGGCTCGCGGTCAGCGAGGACGACGGCGCGACCTGGACCCCGCTCGCGAAGATCGGCGACTTCGGCGGCATCGTCGCCATGGCGAGCGCCGAGCGTCTCAAGGACGGCTCCTACATGGCCCTCTTCCACGACGACGGCCGATTCCTGCACGACGGCGGAAAGGCCGGGAAATTCCGCGTCTTCAAGACGCTCTCGAAGGACGGCGGACTGACCTGGGGAGAGCCGGTCGTGATCGCCGAGGACGACGCGCTCGACCTTTGCGAGCCCGGCCTGATCCGATCGCCCGACGGCAAGCAGCTCGCCGTCTTGCTCCGCGAGAACTCCCGCAAGAAGAACTCCCACCTGATCACCTCGGACGACGAGGGCGAGACCTGGTCGAAGCCCCGCGAGCTTCCCCTCTCACTCACCGGCGACCGCCACGCCGGCAAGTACGCCCCCGACGGCCGCCTCCTCCTCTCGTTCCGAGACACCGCCAAGGGGAGCCCCACGCAGGGCGACTGGGTCGCCTGGGTCGGCACTTACGACGACGTCGTCTCCGGTCGCGACGGCCAGTACAAGGTCCGCCTGATGGACAACCATCACCAGTGGGACTGCGCCTACCCCGGCGTGGAAGTGCTGCCGGACGGCACGTTCGTCGCCACTACCTACGGCCACTGGACCGAAGGCGAGAAGCCCTACATCGTCTCCGTCCGCCTCAAGCTCGACGAGCTGGACGCGATGGCGAAGTCCAACCCCTGA
- a CDS encoding MFS transporter, whose product MIARRTVWIMAIGSGLSVANLYYSQPLLERIADDFSVSASRMGIVSTVTQVGYGLGMLALAPLGDLLERRKLIVALLGATALTLAAVAASPSFAWLAAASFAMGAATVTPQIIIPFAAAIAEPHERGKVVGTVMSGLLIGILLARTASGFLGSHLGWRAVFWLAAALMVGLMGVMAKAMPRSTPTLAGGSYGSLMRSLGGLVRDLPALRSSALFGGLAFASFSVFWTVLAFHLAGPPFGYGSDVVGLFGLVGAAGALAAPLVGSFADRRGSRWSIGSGLLLMLSAYVILGVFGGSLTGLVVGVLLLDVGTQCNHISNQTRIYGLMPEARSRLNTVYMVAFFFGGALGSAAGAAAWPRYGWPGACAVGAVFVVAALGVFLATRWDRPTFVGGVGDGSGVVTPGAAASG is encoded by the coding sequence ATGATCGCACGTCGGACCGTCTGGATCATGGCGATCGGCAGCGGGTTGTCGGTCGCCAACCTCTACTATAGCCAACCGCTGCTGGAACGCATCGCCGACGACTTCTCGGTCTCGGCGTCGCGGATGGGGATCGTCTCGACCGTGACGCAGGTCGGCTACGGCCTGGGGATGCTGGCGCTCGCCCCGTTGGGGGACCTGCTGGAGCGCCGGAAGCTGATCGTGGCGTTGCTCGGGGCGACCGCCCTGACGCTCGCCGCGGTGGCCGCGTCGCCGAGCTTCGCCTGGCTGGCGGCGGCGAGTTTCGCGATGGGGGCGGCCACGGTCACCCCCCAGATCATCATCCCGTTCGCGGCGGCGATCGCCGAGCCGCACGAGCGCGGGAAGGTCGTCGGCACGGTGATGAGCGGGCTCCTGATCGGGATCCTGCTGGCGAGGACGGCCAGCGGCTTCCTCGGCTCGCACCTGGGCTGGCGGGCGGTCTTCTGGTTGGCGGCGGCACTCATGGTGGGCCTGATGGGCGTGATGGCGAAGGCGATGCCGAGATCGACGCCCACGCTCGCGGGGGGGTCGTACGGGTCGCTGATGCGGTCGCTCGGGGGGCTGGTGCGCGACCTGCCGGCGCTTCGGAGTTCGGCGCTGTTCGGCGGGCTGGCGTTCGCGTCGTTCAGCGTCTTCTGGACGGTCCTGGCGTTCCACCTGGCGGGGCCGCCGTTCGGGTACGGCAGCGACGTGGTGGGGCTGTTCGGGCTGGTCGGCGCCGCCGGGGCGCTGGCCGCGCCGCTGGTCGGCTCGTTCGCCGACCGTCGCGGCTCGAGGTGGTCGATCGGTTCGGGGCTGTTGTTGATGCTCTCGGCTTACGTCATCCTGGGCGTGTTCGGGGGGAGCCTGACGGGGCTGGTGGTCGGCGTCTTGCTGCTGGACGTCGGCACGCAGTGCAACCACATCTCCAACCAGACGCGGATCTACGGCCTCATGCCGGAGGCGCGGAGCCGGCTGAACACGGTCTACATGGTCGCGTTCTTCTTCGGCGGGGCGCTCGGCTCGGCGGCGGGGGCCGCGGCCTGGCCCCGCTACGGCTGGCCCGGCGCGTGCGCCGTGGGGGCGGTGTTCGTCGTCGCGGCGCTCGGCGTCTTCCTCGCGACCAGGTGGGATCGGCCGACGTTCGTCGGCGGCGTCGGCGACGGGTCGGGGGTCGTCACACCGGGAGCCGCGGCTTCCGGCTGA
- a CDS encoding 1,4-alpha-glucan branching protein domain-containing protein, producing MPCLALVLELHHPLPGPDEVAGPDWATAGVAVDWPLLRALDGFVERAGDASITLAVSPSWTALAADPQGRAVQRRELERRVHAGEADRGLLRFFATAGDGDALRLLRRWNASGAIDLVPTTATHTWLPSVACDPIVARAQVGLAAVDHARRFESPPSGVWLPFLGYPPGLETTMAGRGLRFFGVAADVFLRGTVLPPGRAMGPMVTPPGVAAFAVSPSPVAEALDPRVGYGQDSRYADPKQAARAAADHAKHFLGRWSQQAADVPPGAEAPAERLGVAALSAHDLARAWPFGGADAWLARLLEGLAGGEFGRASSLDRYLSRNPIGPLGRPGVSVGGALAARPAGSDLFDRCRAASDLLTFAVERRRDLTAIEREAVAEMARRLVRAQQVDWSYPIAGGLDPEAGLRRSSEHLARFYELAGALMAGRLDRARLARLRRGPGFLPDLDLDVLAAG from the coding sequence ATGCCGTGTCTGGCCCTGGTCCTGGAACTCCACCATCCGCTCCCCGGCCCCGACGAGGTCGCGGGGCCGGACTGGGCGACCGCGGGCGTCGCCGTCGATTGGCCGTTGCTTCGCGCCCTGGACGGGTTCGTCGAGCGGGCCGGCGACGCCTCGATCACCCTGGCGGTCAGCCCGAGCTGGACGGCCCTGGCCGCCGACCCACAGGGCCGGGCGGTCCAGCGCCGTGAGCTGGAACGTCGGGTGCACGCCGGGGAGGCCGATCGGGGCCTGCTGCGATTCTTCGCCACGGCGGGGGACGGCGACGCCCTCCGGCTGCTCCGCCGCTGGAACGCCTCGGGCGCGATCGACCTCGTGCCGACGACCGCCACCCACACCTGGCTCCCCAGCGTCGCGTGCGACCCGATCGTCGCCAGGGCGCAGGTGGGGCTCGCCGCGGTCGACCACGCGCGACGGTTCGAGTCGCCGCCGAGCGGCGTCTGGCTGCCGTTCCTGGGCTACCCGCCGGGCCTGGAGACGACGATGGCCGGGCGGGGCCTGCGGTTTTTCGGGGTGGCCGCCGACGTCTTCCTGCGCGGGACGGTCCTCCCCCCCGGACGGGCGATGGGCCCGATGGTCACGCCGCCTGGGGTCGCCGCGTTCGCGGTCTCGCCCTCCCCGGTCGCCGAGGCGCTCGACCCTCGCGTCGGCTACGGCCAGGATTCGCGATACGCCGACCCGAAGCAGGCCGCGCGGGCGGCGGCCGATCATGCGAAGCATTTTCTCGGCCGCTGGTCCCAGCAGGCGGCGGACGTCCCGCCCGGGGCCGAGGCTCCGGCCGAACGCCTGGGGGTCGCGGCCCTCTCGGCGCACGACCTGGCCCGCGCCTGGCCGTTCGGCGGCGCCGACGCCTGGCTCGCCCGGCTCCTGGAAGGGCTGGCGGGGGGCGAGTTCGGCCGGGCCTCGTCGCTCGACCGCTACCTGTCGCGCAACCCGATCGGTCCCCTCGGCCGCCCCGGCGTGAGCGTCGGCGGCGCCCTCGCGGCGCGTCCCGCCGGCTCGGACCTGTTCGACCGCTGTCGCGCCGCGTCCGACCTGCTGACGTTCGCCGTCGAACGACGGCGCGACCTGACCGCGATCGAGCGCGAGGCCGTCGCCGAGATGGCCCGCCGCCTCGTCCGCGCCCAGCAGGTCGACTGGTCCTACCCGATCGCGGGCGGGCTCGATCCCGAAGCCGGCCTGCGACGGTCCTCGGAGCACCTCGCCCGATTCTACGAGCTGGCCGGCGCCCTCATGGCCGGACGCCTGGACCGCGCCCGGCTCGCCAGGCTGCGCCGCGGCCCCGGCTTCCTGCCCGACCTGGACCTGGACGTCCTCGCCGCCGGTTGA
- a CDS encoding sugar ABC transporter ATP-binding protein, giving the protein MSGPPLLSIRGLSKSYAAPVLRAVDLDLHPGEVHALMGANGAGKSTLARIVAGLGEPDSGAMELDGVPYRPGAKHRAEALGVQIVQQELTLLPTLTVAENLFLDRLPTRFGLVRFRALRRDAARALARVGLDSVDPETPTSRLGVGEQQLVEIARSLERPCRVLILDEPTAALTAPQVDRLFENIARLKRQGAAIVYISHRLDEVRRIADRISVLRDGDLVATRPASELDLDEAVRLMVGSNPSRDEFRHARTPGEVVLRVRNLSRGDRVRDVSFDLHAGEVLGVSGLVGSGRTELLRAIFGADPADSGDVSVAGAAPARFREPRQAVAAGLGLVPEDRKAEGLLLPRSIRMNLTLGRTKPYRGPLGFLRARRERADAVATGRRVQLACHSLEQPVEQLSGGNQQKVVVGRWLLREPRVMLFDEPTRGIDVAAKFAVYHLIDEAAARGAGVVVVSSEVEELLLICDRIAVISAGRLVATFARGEWSEEKLLAAAFQGYTNRAGADG; this is encoded by the coding sequence ATGAGCGGCCCCCCCTTGCTGTCGATCCGAGGGCTGAGCAAGAGCTACGCCGCGCCGGTGCTCCGGGCCGTGGACCTCGACCTGCATCCGGGCGAGGTCCACGCCCTGATGGGGGCGAACGGGGCCGGCAAGAGCACCCTCGCGCGGATCGTCGCGGGCCTCGGCGAGCCCGACTCCGGCGCGATGGAGCTGGACGGCGTCCCCTACCGGCCGGGCGCCAAGCATCGCGCCGAGGCCCTGGGCGTGCAGATCGTCCAGCAAGAGCTGACGCTCCTCCCCACCCTGACCGTGGCCGAGAACCTGTTCCTCGACCGCCTGCCGACCCGGTTCGGCCTCGTCCGCTTCCGCGCCCTCCGCCGCGACGCCGCCAGGGCGCTGGCGCGGGTCGGCCTGGATTCCGTCGACCCCGAGACGCCGACCTCGCGGCTGGGCGTGGGCGAGCAGCAGCTCGTCGAGATCGCACGCAGCCTCGAACGCCCCTGTCGGGTCCTGATCCTCGACGAGCCGACGGCCGCGCTCACCGCCCCGCAGGTCGACCGCCTGTTCGAGAACATCGCCCGGCTCAAGCGGCAGGGAGCCGCGATCGTTTATATCAGCCATCGCCTCGACGAGGTCCGACGGATCGCCGACCGCATCAGCGTCCTGCGCGACGGCGACCTCGTGGCGACCCGGCCCGCGTCCGAGCTGGACCTGGACGAGGCCGTCCGCCTGATGGTCGGCTCGAACCCCTCGCGCGACGAGTTCCGCCACGCCCGGACGCCCGGCGAGGTCGTCCTCCGGGTCCGCAACCTCTCGCGCGGCGACCGGGTCCGCGACGTGAGCTTCGACCTGCACGCCGGCGAGGTGCTGGGCGTCTCCGGGCTCGTCGGCTCGGGCCGGACCGAGCTGCTTCGCGCGATCTTCGGCGCCGATCCGGCCGACTCGGGCGACGTCTCCGTCGCGGGCGCGGCGCCGGCCCGCTTCCGCGAGCCCCGGCAGGCCGTCGCGGCGGGCCTGGGCCTGGTCCCCGAGGACCGCAAGGCCGAAGGGCTCCTGCTCCCCCGCTCGATCCGGATGAACCTGACGCTCGGCCGGACGAAGCCTTATCGCGGCCCTCTGGGATTCCTGCGGGCCCGTCGCGAACGCGCCGACGCGGTCGCGACGGGGAGGCGCGTGCAGCTCGCCTGCCATTCGCTGGAGCAGCCGGTGGAGCAGCTCAGCGGTGGCAATCAGCAGAAGGTGGTCGTCGGCCGCTGGCTCCTGCGCGAGCCCCGCGTGATGCTGTTCGACGAGCCGACGCGGGGGATCGACGTCGCCGCCAAGTTCGCGGTCTACCACCTGATCGACGAGGCCGCGGCGCGGGGCGCGGGGGTGGTCGTCGTGTCGAGCGAGGTCGAGGAGCTGCTTTTGATCTGCGACCGGATCGCGGTGATCTCGGCCGGGCGATTGGTCGCGACCTTCGCGCGCGGCGAATGGTCGGAGGAGAAGCTGCTCGCCGCGGCGTTCCAGGGCTACACGAATCGAGCGGGGGCGGACGGCTGA
- the der gene encoding ribosome biogenesis GTPase Der: protein MALPKVVIVGRPNVGKSSLFNWLAGRRIAIVDDIAGVTRDRVGTLVQLGEDDDPRFFELVDTGGVGIVDRDDLSQDVERQIDTAMNEADLILFVVDIREELMPLDEEVGQRLRYLKTPVILVMNKADDPIFDDRGGEFYKLGRGKPIAVSTHQNRNKKQLLRLIEKLLPWEETQRPADAAMKIAVVGRPNTGKSTFINTLAQAERMIVSERPGTTRDSVDVHFELDGLPFMAIDTAGVKRKAKIRDDLDFYSVHRAERSIRRADVVYLFLDPTQGISRLDKQLADYIAKEYKPCIFVINKWDLMLADEEAQAEGRAGMTRFAHVVQHAFRNMSYMPMAFITAKTGKNVKSLLNLSQSLFKQANRRISTGTLNRVLREAVAAHPPSMRENRAPRIYYATQVGEAPPTVVLFVNSPRLFDATYLRYLLNIFREKLPFRDVPIKLYMRARKQTEAGERRPRREAEAGVGEDWVDVDYHALPGEKAGNAVEHEEVRFINREVNELLSDLDD from the coding sequence ATGGCTTTGCCCAAAGTCGTCATCGTGGGCCGGCCCAACGTCGGCAAATCATCGCTCTTCAACTGGCTGGCCGGTCGCCGCATCGCGATCGTCGACGACATCGCGGGGGTGACCCGCGACCGGGTCGGCACGCTCGTCCAGCTCGGGGAGGACGACGACCCCCGCTTCTTCGAGCTGGTCGACACCGGCGGCGTCGGCATCGTCGACCGCGACGACCTGAGCCAGGACGTCGAGCGGCAGATCGACACGGCCATGAACGAGGCCGACCTGATCCTGTTCGTGGTCGACATCCGCGAGGAGCTGATGCCGCTGGACGAGGAGGTCGGCCAGCGTCTGCGCTACCTCAAGACGCCGGTCATCCTGGTGATGAACAAGGCCGACGACCCGATCTTCGACGACCGCGGGGGCGAGTTCTACAAGCTCGGCCGGGGCAAGCCGATCGCCGTATCGACGCACCAGAACCGCAACAAGAAGCAGCTCCTGCGGCTGATCGAGAAACTCCTGCCCTGGGAGGAGACCCAGAGGCCGGCCGACGCCGCGATGAAGATCGCCGTGGTGGGCCGCCCCAACACCGGCAAGTCGACGTTCATCAACACGCTGGCGCAGGCCGAGCGGATGATCGTCTCGGAGCGGCCCGGTACCACGCGGGACTCGGTCGACGTCCACTTCGAGCTGGACGGCCTGCCGTTCATGGCGATCGACACGGCGGGCGTGAAGCGCAAGGCCAAGATCCGCGACGACCTGGACTTCTACTCGGTCCACCGCGCCGAACGCTCGATCCGCCGGGCCGACGTGGTCTACCTGTTCCTCGACCCCACGCAGGGGATCAGCCGGCTGGACAAGCAGCTGGCCGACTACATCGCCAAGGAATACAAGCCCTGCATCTTCGTGATCAACAAGTGGGACTTGATGCTCGCCGACGAGGAGGCCCAGGCCGAGGGCCGCGCGGGCATGACCCGGTTCGCGCACGTCGTCCAGCACGCCTTCCGCAACATGAGCTACATGCCGATGGCGTTCATCACGGCCAAGACCGGGAAGAACGTCAAGTCGCTGCTGAACCTCTCGCAGTCGCTGTTCAAGCAGGCGAACCGCCGCATCAGCACCGGGACGCTCAACCGGGTGCTCCGCGAGGCCGTCGCCGCGCACCCGCCGTCGATGCGCGAGAACCGCGCCCCGCGGATCTACTACGCGACCCAGGTGGGCGAGGCCCCGCCGACCGTCGTCCTGTTCGTGAACAGCCCCCGGCTGTTCGACGCCACCTACCTCCGCTATCTGCTGAACATCTTCCGCGAGAAGCTGCCGTTCCGCGACGTGCCGATCAAGCTCTACATGCGCGCCCGTAAGCAGACCGAGGCCGGCGAGCGCAGGCCCCGCCGCGAGGCGGAGGCGGGCGTGGGCGAGGACTGGGTGGACGTGGACTACCACGCGCTTCCCGGCGAGAAGGCCGGCAACGCGGTCGAGCACGAGGAGGTCCGGTTCATCAACCGCGAGGTGAACGAACTGCTCTCCGACCTCGACGACTGA